Proteins from a single region of Candidatus Poribacteria bacterium:
- a CDS encoding iron ABC transporter permease, whose protein sequence is MQKRTKILFILIGLLPISMCIAAGVGAYQILPWRIPEILLSQKDGFAVLVHVRFPRVILSAVVGAMLAISGATLQGIFRNPLADPGLIGVTAGAGLGATLWIVLIGGGALGIWGLPIAAFACGMLVTISVWKIAEGEGKVSTLTLLLAGIALNSFAGAGIGLMTFLADDEQLRSLTFWLLGGFGGATWPVVFITLPIAIIGLLVLSRQAAALNAMSLGESEAYHLGVSTETLKRWSIFGVALTVGAAVSAAGGIGFVGLVVPHLLRLLGGADHRYVLPGSAIGGAILLVSADLFSRTVVAPAELPVGIVTALIGGPFFLWLLLRFKREVFL, encoded by the coding sequence ATGCAAAAGCGAACGAAAATTCTGTTCATTCTGATCGGTTTACTTCCGATATCAATGTGCATCGCGGCGGGGGTAGGCGCGTATCAAATTCTACCGTGGCGTATCCCTGAGATTCTATTGTCCCAGAAGGATGGCTTCGCTGTCCTCGTCCACGTCCGTTTTCCGCGTGTCATTCTATCCGCTGTTGTTGGCGCAATGTTAGCAATCTCAGGCGCGACGCTACAAGGTATTTTTCGCAACCCACTCGCAGACCCCGGATTAATCGGTGTCACCGCAGGCGCAGGATTGGGCGCGACGCTCTGGATTGTCCTAATAGGTGGCGGCGCACTCGGTATATGGGGACTCCCTATCGCCGCTTTTGCATGTGGAATGCTCGTGACTATCAGTGTATGGAAGATCGCTGAGGGAGAGGGAAAAGTCAGCACATTAACGTTATTACTCGCAGGTATTGCCCTCAACAGTTTCGCTGGCGCAGGCATCGGGCTAATGACGTTCCTCGCTGACGATGAGCAGCTCCGCAGCCTAACTTTTTGGCTGCTCGGCGGATTTGGGGGCGCGACGTGGCCCGTTGTTTTTATAACACTCCCAATTGCAATTATAGGACTTCTGGTATTATCACGGCAAGCAGCTGCACTAAATGCAATGAGTCTCGGAGAGTCTGAAGCGTATCACCTCGGTGTTTCAACCGAAACGCTGAAAAGATGGTCAATTTTTGGGGTCGCGCTGACAGTCGGCGCAGCGGTCTCCGCTGCTGGGGGCATCGGTTTCGTTGGGCTTGTTGTTCCACATCTTCTCAGGCTCTTGGGTGGAGCGGATCATCGGTATGTCCTACCCGGTTCAGCAATCGGTGGCGCAATACTACTCGTCTCGGCGGACCTGTTCTCACGAACCGTTGTCGCGCCTGCCGAATTACCCGTTGGCATCGTCACTGCATTGATTGGCGGTCCTTTTTTCCTGTGGCTGCTACTCAGATTCAAACGTGAAGTTTTTTTATAG
- a CDS encoding hemin ABC transporter substrate-binding protein, whose product MQILRSNLFKAWMLSVSIFIFFGIMLCIAVADPTEVTDANDKTVVITSSERIVSLNGSTTEILFALGVGDKVVGCDASSSYPKGIKEKLPSVGYQYGLNAEGILSLNPTLVIGRDDVRPPQVVQQLRMAGVTVLLLKEPRSFEAAKQRLLTIGKAVGHEEKAEELTKALEADIKKLETKLAARKGKPKQKALFLYLRGTQTTLVLGTNTAPGAMFDIVGAENAAENIKGNKPMTAEAVIAAQPDVYVLFTTGLESIGGVDGLLKLPGLAHTPAGKNKRVVTLDGQYLSGFGPRCGRAALDLFQGIYEKDGHFIATGE is encoded by the coding sequence ATGCAGATCTTACGCTCAAACTTGTTCAAGGCGTGGATGTTAAGCGTTTCAATCTTTATATTTTTCGGCATTATGCTCTGTATTGCTGTCGCAGATCCAACTGAGGTCACAGATGCAAACGACAAAACTGTCGTTATCACCTCATCTGAACGTATCGTGAGTCTCAACGGCAGCACGACCGAAATCCTATTCGCACTCGGTGTTGGAGATAAAGTCGTCGGTTGCGATGCCTCATCATCATATCCGAAAGGTATCAAAGAAAAGTTGCCGAGCGTTGGATATCAATATGGACTCAATGCTGAAGGGATTCTCTCTCTAAATCCAACGTTGGTCATTGGGCGGGACGATGTGAGACCTCCACAAGTCGTACAACAACTCCGCATGGCGGGTGTAACGGTTCTATTGCTTAAAGAACCTCGCTCTTTTGAGGCTGCCAAGCAGCGGCTGCTAACAATCGGTAAGGCAGTCGGACACGAAGAAAAGGCTGAGGAATTGACGAAGGCTTTAGAGGCAGACATCAAGAAGTTGGAAACTAAACTCGCGGCACGAAAAGGGAAACCGAAACAGAAAGCACTCTTTCTCTATCTGCGCGGCACACAAACCACGCTGGTCTTAGGAACAAATACTGCCCCGGGGGCGATGTTTGATATTGTTGGGGCTGAAAATGCCGCAGAAAACATCAAAGGGAACAAACCGATGACGGCGGAAGCGGTGATCGCTGCCCAGCCCGATGTCTATGTACTGTTTACTACGGGTTTGGAATCCATCGGTGGTGTTGACGGACTACTCAAACTACCGGGCTTAGCACATACACCGGCGGGAAAAAACAAACGCGTTGTGACGCTGGATGGACAATATCTCTCTGGATTCGGCCCCCGTTGTGGACGCGCCGCACTTGACTTGTTCCAAGGCATCTACGAAAAGGATGGGCACTTTATTGCCACAGGCGAATGA
- a CDS encoding HmuY family protein — translation MKNIRDFVNQHAIAFLMLILGIVVLFSFGCGPVGEEDVEKLLQPEETIDTTPSGTPDTDTQALVEDPVGLEAFTFTIDATNREAWAYFSFATGNVVEVEDAENSDVWDIGFQRTTVKLNGGISGPGMGSVVMLTETTFAAVTEAPADGYKADTEDTYGIVTGSENGWYIYTGPPTHWVLPLEDRVFVIKAADGTFAKIRFIGYYKDNENKQDSGFVTFEYVHQPDGSPNF, via the coding sequence ATGAAAAACATCAGAGATTTTGTCAATCAACACGCCATTGCCTTTCTTATGCTTATACTCGGGATTGTTGTTCTTTTCAGTTTCGGCTGTGGTCCCGTTGGTGAAGAAGACGTTGAAAAGCTTCTTCAACCAGAGGAGACCATCGACACAACACCATCTGGGACCCCAGATACCGATACACAGGCACTGGTTGAAGACCCCGTCGGACTGGAAGCATTTACATTCACAATTGACGCGACGAACAGAGAGGCGTGGGCATACTTCTCTTTTGCTACCGGAAACGTTGTTGAAGTCGAAGATGCCGAAAATTCGGATGTATGGGATATCGGCTTTCAGCGAACAACGGTCAAACTGAACGGAGGTATCAGCGGGCCAGGAATGGGAAGTGTCGTTATGCTCACCGAGACAACTTTTGCGGCGGTAACCGAAGCACCGGCAGACGGGTACAAGGCGGATACAGAAGACACGTACGGCATCGTCACAGGAAGTGAAAACGGATGGTATATCTACACAGGGCCCCCAACGCACTGGGTACTCCCTTTGGAAGATCGAGTATTTGTGATAAAAGCCGCAGACGGAACATTCGCCAAAATCCGCTTTATCGGATATTACAAGGATAACGAGAACAAACAGGACAGCGGTTTCGTGACGTTTGAATACGTCCACCAACCCGATGGAAGTCCTAATTTCTAA
- a CDS encoding HmuY family protein, producing the protein MTRLMYTTLLFITVSIPAVFTASAELHQNTLTVDATNRENWAYINLTEGETIDIADAATSMAWDLGFKRTGVIANGGVSGPGKIGALALKDISFEDVLEAPEGVYVSDTEQIATFARGGGWYTYTGPPNHWVLPNPKVYILRIPEDPRAEPEGPYHYAKVRFIGYYENNETKEGSGYISIEYVLQDDGTRTFVESELTSVDARGKLTTTWASIKLK; encoded by the coding sequence ATGACACGGCTCATGTACACAACCTTACTGTTCATCACCGTCAGCATCCCTGCTGTCTTTACAGCGTCTGCTGAACTTCATCAAAATACTCTCACGGTTGATGCAACCAACCGTGAAAACTGGGCTTATATCAATCTCACTGAAGGCGAAACGATTGATATAGCCGACGCGGCAACCTCAATGGCATGGGACCTCGGTTTTAAACGGACTGGGGTCATCGCCAATGGGGGTGTCAGCGGCCCCGGGAAAATTGGGGCATTGGCTTTGAAGGACATCTCTTTTGAAGATGTCCTCGAAGCCCCGGAAGGGGTGTACGTTTCGGACACCGAACAGATTGCGACATTCGCACGCGGCGGCGGTTGGTACACCTACACAGGACCACCGAACCATTGGGTTTTGCCAAATCCAAAAGTCTATATCTTACGGATTCCTGAAGACCCAAGGGCAGAACCTGAAGGTCCATATCATTACGCGAAAGTCCGGTTTATCGGTTACTACGAAAACAACGAAACCAAAGAAGGCTCCGGGTACATCAGTATAGAATATGTTTTACAGGATGATGGCACCCGTACCTTTGTCGAATCTGAACTCACAAGTGTTGATGCCCGAGGAAAGTTAACAACAACATGGGCATCCATTAAATTAAAGTAG
- a CDS encoding TonB-dependent receptor, translating to MMSNTKIWILRVLINLVFGLLLFTILSSAENHNDTPETDRAVELEPVVVTATKTPQHLEDTPVITNLITRAEIEATGAENIGEVLEHTAGIIIHRDGHGDGVQLQGLDSEYILILVDGEPQVGRIAGKLDMARLAVENVERIEIVKGATASLFGSDALGGVINIITRKATSPFSVQLSQNFQQNSALDSRGTLELQRNKLNALLTLSRNQRDPIDLDTSDLTTTIDGYANVTGSARTAYQLTPATDLVFSGQYFMQNQEGISDSGDIVFERLGDIENFSGSLGIEHEFENGTQRTPATLLTGKLYATRYDDESKVVDRETAAVSSQNITIQDLLKGEAQFDTTLWEKHQITLGAEIVFENLQSQRITGAKRGILTNALFMQDEFRPISAFAFVIGGRLDNHSEFGTHFSPKLSTMYRITDNLRVRFSYGQGFRSPDFKNLYLDFTNVTAGYQVLGNPNLQPESSHNYNLGAEYQLLDGLLGRIHVYRNDLHNLIEAERIGQSAAGGSKFEYQNISRAYTEGVDVEAVIGSVGGFTSTLGYAYLRGADKETGLALLNRSTHSGTLKLAYLHANSDFQVDLRGRYASPWGFFDDGDKVLETEELAPGYWVWNLRASKTLFKIFKASIGCNNIFDFRIPTFYTFIGRSFYGGLSLTY from the coding sequence ATGATGTCAAACACGAAAATTTGGATTTTGCGAGTACTGATCAACCTCGTATTCGGGCTGCTTCTGTTTACAATATTGAGTTCTGCAGAGAATCACAATGATACCCCCGAAACTGACCGTGCCGTAGAATTAGAGCCTGTTGTCGTGACAGCAACAAAAACACCGCAACATCTGGAAGATACACCTGTTATTACAAATCTCATTACACGCGCGGAAATCGAGGCGACAGGGGCAGAGAACATCGGAGAGGTCCTCGAACATACAGCGGGCATCATTATCCACCGTGATGGACACGGCGACGGGGTGCAACTTCAAGGACTCGACTCTGAGTACATCCTAATTCTCGTTGATGGCGAACCGCAGGTTGGGCGTATCGCAGGCAAGCTTGACATGGCGCGACTCGCTGTCGAAAACGTTGAACGGATAGAAATCGTCAAAGGGGCAACAGCTTCGCTTTTCGGGAGTGATGCACTCGGGGGGGTTATCAACATTATTACCCGTAAAGCGACTTCGCCCTTTTCCGTCCAACTCTCCCAAAATTTTCAGCAAAACAGTGCACTCGACAGCCGAGGCACGCTTGAATTGCAACGTAATAAACTTAACGCGCTTTTAACACTCAGTAGGAACCAGCGCGATCCGATCGATTTGGACACGTCTGATCTCACAACCACAATCGACGGTTATGCCAATGTGACAGGCTCGGCACGGACAGCCTATCAACTCACACCAGCGACGGACCTCGTGTTTTCTGGACAATATTTCATGCAGAACCAAGAAGGTATCAGCGATAGCGGAGACATCGTTTTTGAGAGGCTTGGCGATATCGAAAACTTCAGTGGAAGTTTAGGCATAGAACATGAATTTGAAAATGGTACACAGAGAACACCCGCAACTTTACTGACCGGCAAACTTTACGCAACCCGATATGACGATGAATCAAAAGTTGTTGATCGCGAAACTGCAGCAGTAAGTTCCCAAAATATCACCATCCAAGACTTGCTCAAGGGCGAAGCGCAATTTGACACAACGCTCTGGGAGAAACACCAAATCACCCTCGGTGCGGAGATTGTTTTTGAAAATCTCCAGTCTCAACGAATCACAGGTGCGAAACGTGGAATTCTAACCAACGCTCTCTTTATGCAGGATGAATTCCGTCCTATCTCTGCATTCGCATTCGTCATCGGTGGGCGTTTAGACAACCACTCCGAGTTCGGTACCCATTTCAGCCCAAAGTTGAGCACCATGTATCGGATAACCGACAATCTTCGGGTTCGCTTTTCCTATGGACAAGGGTTCCGCTCACCAGACTTCAAAAATCTCTATCTCGATTTTACCAATGTGACAGCCGGCTACCAAGTGTTGGGCAATCCGAACCTTCAACCCGAATCCTCACACAACTATAATCTTGGCGCAGAGTATCAGCTACTTGACGGTTTGCTTGGCAGAATCCATGTGTATCGTAATGACCTACACAATCTGATTGAAGCCGAGCGTATCGGACAGAGCGCGGCAGGCGGAAGCAAATTTGAATACCAAAACATCAGTAGGGCGTATACAGAGGGAGTTGATGTTGAAGCCGTTATCGGTAGTGTGGGTGGGTTCACTTCGACGCTCGGTTATGCTTACCTCCGGGGGGCAGATAAAGAGACCGGATTGGCATTGCTGAACCGTTCTACACACAGCGGCACACTTAAATTGGCGTATCTACATGCCAATAGCGATTTTCAGGTTGACTTACGCGGACGATACGCCAGTCCTTGGGGGTTCTTTGATGACGGCGACAAAGTGCTTGAGACTGAAGAATTGGCACCGGGTTATTGGGTCTGGAACCTTCGCGCTTCAAAAACTCTTTTTAAAATATTCAAAGCCTCAATCGGATGTAACAATATTTTTGACTTCAGAATTCCTACATTTTATACATTTATAGGGCGTTCATTTTATGGTGGACTCTCTTTAACCTATTGA
- a CDS encoding PepSY-associated TM helix domain-containing protein produces MPNATGSVSVDKAPKKPEKQRRRSPYSFLPLSWSRGAFLKWLRRTHAWLGLWGAALGILFGVTGILLNHRGTLKINAAKTDRIERELSLPDPKPENIEMFAAWLQVELGLDEKWSRVRSQQPREISWGGASVTQPEKWSVSLSNPKRGYSAEYWVGNAYTTVRQFDRNVFAFLNRLHMASGIGVAWILLADTIAGSFIILSLTGILLWTRLHGPRLLAASIGLGSLTLAIFFVWRAF; encoded by the coding sequence ATGCCAAACGCTACAGGTTCAGTATCCGTTGACAAAGCACCAAAAAAACCCGAAAAACAGCGCAGGCGTTCACCATATTCCTTTTTACCACTTTCATGGAGCAGAGGCGCGTTTCTCAAATGGCTCCGACGAACACACGCATGGCTCGGATTATGGGGCGCAGCTTTGGGAATCCTCTTCGGTGTCACCGGTATTCTGCTCAATCACCGCGGAACCCTGAAAATTAACGCCGCGAAAACTGATCGGATAGAGCGAGAACTTTCATTGCCGGACCCCAAGCCTGAAAATATTGAGATGTTCGCAGCGTGGTTGCAAGTGGAACTCGGTCTTGATGAAAAATGGAGTCGTGTCCGTTCACAGCAGCCCAGAGAAATTAGTTGGGGTGGAGCATCTGTCACGCAACCTGAAAAATGGAGTGTCAGTTTGAGCAACCCGAAACGCGGTTACAGCGCAGAATATTGGGTCGGCAACGCTTATACCACAGTCAGACAATTTGACCGGAATGTGTTTGCCTTTCTCAATCGGTTACACATGGCGAGTGGAATAGGAGTTGCATGGATACTGCTTGCTGATACGATTGCGGGGAGTTTCATCATCCTTTCACTTACAGGTATCTTGCTTTGGACCCGTTTACACGGACCGCGCCTGCTCGCTGCGAGCATCGGACTCGGATCCCTAACGCTTGCCATCTTCTTTGTTTGGCGAGCCTTCTAA
- a CDS encoding antibiotic biosynthesis monooxygenase: MITVANRIYVAPEYQDEFEERFRNRARLVDGMPGFVSNRVLRPVNDGDPYVVFTLWESRKDFENWVESEEFRKGHAQSGTLPKEAFTQSNKLELHEVFLDSDRSDLKEEPRGGPFKVH; the protein is encoded by the coding sequence ATGATAACTGTTGCGAATCGAATCTATGTCGCACCTGAATATCAGGACGAATTTGAGGAACGGTTCCGAAACCGAGCACGTCTTGTTGATGGCATGCCCGGATTCGTTTCTAACCGGGTCCTCCGCCCTGTCAATGATGGCGACCCGTATGTTGTTTTTACACTTTGGGAATCACGAAAGGATTTTGAAAACTGGGTAGAATCTGAGGAATTCCGCAAAGGACATGCCCAATCCGGCACGTTGCCGAAAGAGGCATTCACACAATCAAACAAACTCGAACTTCACGAGGTGTTTCTCGATTCCGATCGGTCAGATTTAAAAGAAGAACCACGCGGTGGACCCTTCAAGGTTCACTAA